In one window of Streptomyces sp. NBC_01224 DNA:
- a CDS encoding DNA polymerase III subunit delta', giving the protein MTVWDDLVGQDRVQEQLGAAARDADALVTAHSAGESVPPGSKMTHAWLFTGPPGSGRSTAARAFAAALQCTSPDRALGGAPGCGFCDGCHTSLIGTHADVEVVRTDLLSIGVKETRELVRRAQLSPAVGRWQVIVLEDADRLTEGAGNVLLKAVEEPAPRTVWLLCAPSLEDVLPTIRSRCRHLTLRTPPVDAVADVLIRRDGIDPERAASAARATQGHIDRARRLATDERARSRRAAVLKLPLRVEDIGGCLKAAQELIDTATDDAKQVSEEVDAKETEEMKAALGAAAGGRMPRGTAGVMKELEDRQKRRKTRTQRDSLDLALTDLTGFYRDVLAIQLGSRIAIANADAQDALDRIARSSTPERTLRRIEAVIACRRALDRNVAPLLAVEAMTMALRAG; this is encoded by the coding sequence ATGACCGTATGGGACGACCTGGTCGGTCAGGACCGGGTGCAGGAGCAGCTCGGCGCCGCCGCCCGGGACGCCGATGCGCTGGTCACCGCCCACTCCGCGGGGGAGTCGGTGCCTCCGGGGTCGAAGATGACCCACGCCTGGCTGTTCACAGGCCCGCCGGGATCCGGCCGTTCCACCGCCGCCCGGGCCTTCGCCGCCGCCCTCCAGTGCACCAGCCCCGACCGCGCCCTGGGTGGCGCACCGGGCTGCGGCTTCTGCGACGGCTGTCACACCAGCCTCATCGGTACGCACGCCGACGTAGAGGTGGTCCGTACCGATCTGCTCTCCATCGGTGTGAAGGAGACCCGCGAGCTGGTCCGCCGCGCCCAGCTCTCCCCGGCCGTCGGCCGCTGGCAGGTCATCGTTCTGGAGGATGCCGACCGGCTCACCGAAGGCGCGGGGAACGTCCTGCTGAAGGCCGTCGAGGAGCCCGCGCCGCGCACGGTGTGGCTGCTCTGCGCACCCTCCCTCGAAGACGTGCTGCCCACCATCCGTTCCCGCTGCCGTCACCTCACGCTGCGCACGCCCCCGGTCGACGCTGTCGCCGACGTCCTGATCCGGCGCGACGGCATCGATCCGGAGCGGGCCGCGTCCGCCGCCCGTGCCACCCAGGGCCACATCGACAGGGCCCGCCGCCTCGCCACCGACGAGAGGGCCCGCTCCCGTCGCGCCGCCGTGCTCAAGCTCCCGCTGCGCGTCGAGGACATCGGAGGCTGCCTCAAGGCCGCCCAGGAGCTGATCGACACCGCCACCGATGACGCCAAACAGGTCTCGGAGGAGGTCGACGCCAAGGAGACGGAAGAGATGAAGGCCGCGCTCGGCGCTGCCGCCGGGGGGCGGATGCCGCGCGGCACGGCGGGGGTGATGAAGGAGCTGGAGGACAGACAGAAGCGCCGCAAGACCCGTACCCAGCGCGACAGCCTCGATCTCGCCCTCACCGATCTGACCGGCTTCTACCGCGACGTACTGGCCATCCAGCTGGGCTCGCGGATCGCCATCGCCAATGCGGACGCACAGGACGCCCTCGACCGCATCGCCCGCTCCTCCACGCCCGAGCGCACCCTGCGCCGGATAGAGGCAGTGATCGCCTGCCGCCGGGCGCTGGACCGCAATGTGGCGCCGCTGCTCGCGGTGGAGGCGATGACGATGGCGCTGCGCGCGGGCTGA
- a CDS encoding alpha/beta hydrolase codes for MDTRRPLRILGTALGTAGLLISGCSSGSSTSASPSAASVPAALTPYYAQQLNWRDCGVEGFQCTTMKAPLDYAKPDGGDIALAVSRAKATGPGKRIGSLLVNPGGPGGSAVGYLQSYAAIGYPAQVRARYDMVAIDPRGVARSEPVECLTGSQMDAYTQVDQTPDDATEVSRLSDAYKEFASGCERRSGEILPHVSTVETARDMDMLRSLLGDEKLHYVGASYGTYLGATYAGLFPARVGRLVLDGAMDPSLPAVDANRDQTEGFETAFQSFAADCVKKTDCPLGTTSAADAATRLKQLFAGLDARPIPTGASRELTESLATTGVIAAMYDESAWPQLREALTGAEKGDGSGLLSLSDSYYEREPNGTYANLMFANAAVNCLDLPPAFADANAAAQALTVFEKASPVFGRTFTWAALNCAHWPVRPTGTPHRIEAKGADPILVVGTTRDPATPYKWAESLADQLSSGTLLTYRGDGHTAYGRGSDCIDTAINTYLLDGTPPTEGKMCS; via the coding sequence ATGGACACCAGGCGCCCGCTCCGCATCCTTGGCACCGCGCTCGGCACTGCCGGCCTCCTCATCTCCGGCTGCAGCAGTGGCAGTTCGACGAGCGCCTCGCCGTCCGCTGCATCCGTCCCCGCCGCGCTCACGCCGTATTACGCACAACAGCTGAACTGGCGGGACTGTGGCGTCGAGGGGTTCCAGTGCACGACGATGAAGGCGCCCCTGGACTACGCGAAGCCGGACGGCGGCGACATCGCGCTGGCCGTCTCCCGCGCGAAGGCCACCGGACCGGGCAAGCGGATCGGCTCCCTCCTGGTGAATCCGGGCGGCCCCGGCGGTTCGGCCGTCGGCTACCTCCAGAGTTACGCGGCCATCGGCTATCCCGCCCAGGTCCGGGCCCGTTACGACATGGTCGCCATCGACCCGCGCGGAGTGGCCCGCAGCGAGCCCGTCGAATGCCTCACCGGTTCGCAGATGGATGCCTACACCCAGGTCGATCAGACCCCGGACGACGCCACCGAGGTCAGCAGGCTGAGCGACGCCTACAAGGAGTTCGCAAGCGGCTGCGAGCGGCGCTCGGGCGAGATTCTCCCGCATGTCTCCACCGTCGAGACGGCCCGCGACATGGACATGTTGCGGTCCCTGCTCGGTGACGAGAAGCTGCACTACGTCGGGGCGTCGTACGGCACCTATCTCGGCGCGACGTACGCCGGGCTCTTCCCCGCCCGGGTCGGCCGCCTGGTCCTGGACGGAGCGATGGACCCGTCGCTCCCCGCAGTCGACGCGAACCGCGACCAGACCGAGGGCTTCGAGACCGCGTTCCAGTCCTTCGCCGCCGACTGCGTGAAGAAGACGGACTGCCCACTCGGCACCACCTCCGCAGCCGACGCGGCCACCCGCCTGAAGCAGCTCTTCGCCGGCCTCGACGCCAGGCCGATCCCCACCGGCGCCTCCCGCGAGCTCACCGAATCCCTCGCCACCACGGGAGTCATCGCCGCCATGTACGACGAGTCGGCCTGGCCCCAGCTCCGCGAGGCCCTCACCGGTGCCGAGAAGGGCGACGGCTCCGGCCTGCTCTCCCTGTCGGACAGCTACTACGAACGCGAACCGAACGGCACTTACGCGAACCTGATGTTCGCCAATGCCGCCGTGAACTGCCTGGATCTGCCGCCCGCCTTCGCCGACGCCAATGCCGCAGCCCAGGCACTCACCGTCTTCGAGAAGGCATCCCCGGTCTTCGGCAGGACCTTCACCTGGGCCGCCCTGAACTGCGCCCACTGGCCGGTCCGGCCCACCGGCACCCCCCACCGCATCGAGGCGAAGGGCGCCGACCCGATCCTCGTGGTCGGCACCACCCGCGACCCGGCCACTCCGTACAAGTGGGCCGAGTCCCTGGCCGACCAGCTCTCCTCCGGCACCCTCCTCACCTACCGCGGCGACGGCCACACGGCGTACGGCCGCGGCAGCGACTGCATCGACACGGCGATCAACACCTACCTCCTGGACGGCACTCCGCCGACCGAGGGCAAGATGTGCTCCTGA
- a CDS encoding glutathione-independent formaldehyde dehydrogenase, producing the protein MKALVYDGPRSVSVKDVPDARIERPTDVLVRITSTNICGSDLHMYEGRTDMETGRVLGHENMGEVIEVGDGVDLVRVGDLVCLPFNISCGFCRNCDNGLTAFCLTTPTDPRMAGAAYGFAGMGPYNGGQAEFLRVPYGDSNCLVLPEEAREKQTDYVMLSDVFPTGWHCTELAGVRPGETVVIYGAGPVGLMAALSANLKSAAKVMVVDRHPDRLRLAEEIGAIPIDDSKGSPIDQINEHTNGLGADCGCECVGYQAHDAQGHEQPNLTLNNLVQSVKFTGTIGVVGDFVPHDPGSPDKLYKDEGEIAFDYGMYWFKGQSMGTGQANVKAYNRQLCNLIQQGKAKPSWIVSHELPLSEAARGYEHFDNRDDGWTKVVLHPGGMG; encoded by the coding sequence ATGAAGGCACTGGTGTATGACGGACCGCGTTCGGTGAGCGTCAAGGACGTGCCGGACGCGAGGATCGAACGGCCGACGGATGTGCTGGTGAGGATCACCTCGACGAACATCTGCGGATCTGACCTGCACATGTACGAGGGGCGCACCGACATGGAGACGGGGCGCGTTCTGGGTCACGAGAACATGGGTGAGGTGATCGAGGTCGGTGACGGGGTGGACCTGGTGAGAGTGGGGGACCTGGTCTGCTTGCCGTTCAACATCAGCTGCGGGTTCTGCCGCAACTGTGACAACGGGCTGACGGCGTTCTGTCTGACCACGCCGACGGATCCGAGGATGGCCGGCGCCGCGTACGGCTTCGCGGGAATGGGCCCGTACAACGGCGGCCAGGCGGAGTTCCTGCGGGTTCCGTACGGGGACTCCAACTGCCTGGTGCTGCCGGAAGAGGCGCGAGAGAAGCAGACCGACTACGTGATGCTGTCCGATGTCTTCCCGACCGGCTGGCACTGCACCGAACTTGCGGGTGTGCGGCCGGGCGAGACCGTCGTCATCTACGGTGCCGGGCCGGTCGGTCTGATGGCCGCCCTGTCGGCGAACCTCAAGAGCGCCGCCAAGGTGATGGTTGTCGACCGTCACCCGGACCGGCTGCGTCTGGCCGAGGAGATCGGCGCCATCCCCATCGACGACTCCAAGGGCTCACCGATCGATCAGATCAACGAGCACACCAACGGGCTGGGTGCGGACTGCGGTTGTGAGTGTGTGGGCTACCAGGCACATGACGCCCAGGGGCACGAGCAGCCGAACCTGACGCTGAACAATCTGGTGCAGTCGGTGAAGTTCACCGGCACCATCGGCGTGGTCGGCGACTTTGTCCCTCATGACCCCGGCAGCCCGGACAAGCTCTACAAGGACGAAGGAGAGATCGCTTTCGACTACGGCATGTACTGGTTCAAGGGCCAGTCGATGGGTACCGGCCAGGCCAACGTCAAGGCCTACAACCGCCAGCTGTGCAACCTCATCCAGCAGGGCAAGGCCAAGCCGTCGTGGATCGTCTCCCACGAGCTTCCGCTCTCGGAAGCGGCGCGGGGCTACGAGCACTTCGACAACCGGGACGACGGCTGGACCAAGGTCGTCCTCCACCCCGGCGGCATGGGCTGA
- a CDS encoding phosphotransferase, translating to MRIGELLGAGRSADVYALDEKWVLRRYRDGMDATHEWTVMSYLSAHGYPVPRLGPRNAEAAPGELVLQRLTGPTMLQSLLSGDLSAAEAGTMLAGLLAELHTVPARLSPHPEDRILHLDLHPDNVMLTDRGPVVIDWSNTREGVPAVDRAMSTLILAQVAVDAGAPASAGARALLDALLPHFSASGGIPDRHLAEAASRRAANPTMSPREVALIGRATSLINELTD from the coding sequence ATGCGAATAGGTGAGCTGCTGGGTGCCGGACGATCCGCCGATGTGTACGCGCTCGACGAGAAGTGGGTCCTGCGCCGCTACCGCGACGGCATGGACGCCACCCACGAGTGGACGGTCATGTCCTACCTCAGCGCCCACGGCTACCCGGTCCCCCGCCTCGGCCCCCGCAACGCCGAGGCTGCACCCGGCGAACTGGTGCTGCAGCGCCTGACCGGCCCGACGATGCTGCAGTCCCTGCTGTCCGGCGATCTCTCTGCGGCCGAGGCCGGCACCATGCTGGCCGGTCTCCTCGCCGAACTGCACACCGTCCCCGCCCGGCTCTCCCCGCACCCCGAGGACCGGATCCTCCACCTCGACCTGCACCCGGACAATGTGATGCTGACGGACCGGGGCCCGGTGGTGATCGACTGGAGCAACACCAGAGAGGGCGTACCGGCCGTGGACCGGGCCATGTCGACCCTGATCCTCGCTCAGGTCGCGGTCGACGCCGGTGCCCCCGCGTCGGCGGGCGCCCGCGCCCTGCTGGATGCCTTGTTGCCGCACTTCTCCGCCTCCGGCGGCATCCCCGACCGCCACCTCGCCGAAGCCGCCTCGCGCCGCGCGGCCAACCCGACGATGAGCCCGCGCGAGGTGGCCCTCATCGGCCGAGCGACGTCACTGATCAACGAGTTGACGGACTGA
- a CDS encoding DUF2804 domain-containing protein has product MATHEREITEPVDLCLPDGRLNPAARGWSRQPLHRANLRGWGRTKRWEYWCVTTPAHLVALTVSDLDFLALNTVYVLEYGSGGREFERTAIVPGGRGVHLPETIAGASGSPAVVVGPQRPTGGKVRIEIREENGATRLRARCLTPSSPQEPGGTRETVEVDLFAALPAGHESLSVVVPWSERCFQYTAKHTARPAYGTVRIGDRVLEFGENAWAVLDHGRGRWPRSVDWNWGAASGRTGGHTVGLQFGGRWTRGTGATENALCVDGRLTKIGEELEWHWSPDDYMAPWTIRSAGDLPLVDLTFTPFHNRSARTDAGLIANRTDQCFGHYTGRIRDDKGREIAVDRLLGWAEDVHMRW; this is encoded by the coding sequence ATGGCCACGCATGAACGCGAGATCACCGAGCCCGTCGACCTGTGCCTGCCGGACGGCCGGCTGAACCCCGCGGCCCGCGGATGGTCCAGGCAGCCGCTGCACCGGGCGAATCTCCGGGGCTGGGGCCGGACCAAGCGGTGGGAGTACTGGTGCGTGACCACACCGGCCCACCTCGTCGCGCTGACCGTGAGCGACCTCGACTTCCTGGCCCTGAACACGGTGTACGTACTGGAATACGGGTCGGGTGGCCGCGAGTTCGAGCGCACCGCGATCGTCCCCGGCGGCCGCGGCGTCCATCTTCCGGAGACGATCGCAGGCGCATCCGGCTCCCCCGCCGTGGTGGTCGGTCCGCAGCGACCGACTGGCGGCAAGGTCAGGATCGAGATCCGCGAGGAGAACGGGGCCACCCGCCTGCGGGCCCGCTGCCTGACCCCGTCCTCACCGCAGGAGCCCGGGGGGACGAGGGAGACCGTGGAGGTCGACCTTTTCGCCGCTCTGCCCGCCGGCCACGAATCGCTTTCCGTCGTCGTGCCGTGGAGCGAGCGCTGCTTCCAGTACACGGCGAAGCACACGGCCCGCCCCGCCTACGGCACGGTCCGGATCGGGGACAGAGTCCTGGAGTTCGGCGAGAACGCCTGGGCCGTGCTCGACCACGGCCGGGGCCGCTGGCCGCGCTCGGTCGACTGGAACTGGGGCGCCGCATCGGGCCGTACGGGCGGTCACACGGTGGGGCTGCAGTTCGGCGGCCGCTGGACGCGGGGCACCGGCGCCACCGAGAACGCACTCTGCGTGGACGGCCGGCTCACCAAGATCGGCGAGGAGCTGGAGTGGCACTGGTCGCCCGACGACTACATGGCCCCGTGGACCATCAGATCGGCGGGCGACCTGCCCCTGGTGGACCTCACTTTCACCCCCTTCCACAACCGCTCCGCCCGCACCGACGCCGGCCTGATCGCCAACCGCACCGACCAGTGCTTCGGCCACTACACCGGCCGCATCCGGGACGACAAGGGCCGCGAGATCGCCGTGGACCGGCTCCTCGGCTGGGCCGAGGATGTCCATATGCGCTGGTGA